In one Oncorhynchus nerka isolate Pitt River linkage group LG7, Oner_Uvic_2.0, whole genome shotgun sequence genomic region, the following are encoded:
- the LOC115132008 gene encoding short-chain dehydrogenase/reductase 3-like has product MWIVQLYSQKKASLYLKVVMELNNLGHALIFPFNILFCILKACFGLLLPSRRKDLRGEVVLITGGGRGIGRHLGKEFAKHGAKKVILWGRTERCLKETCEEISLTTGVECHYFLCDVANREEVYKQAKVVREKVGDVTILVNNAAVVHGKSLMDSDDDALMKTQHINTLGQFWTTKAFLPRILELCHGHVVCINSILSLSSIPGAIDYCTSKASSLAFMESLTLGLLDCPGVGCTTVLPFHTNTDMFQGMKVRFPQLFPPLNPELVAQRTVDAVRTNTPFVYLPWTMHALVILKSLLPQAALEEIHRFSGCYTCMDTFKGRT; this is encoded by the exons ATGTGGATAGTCCAATTGTATTCTCAGAAAAAGGCATCTTTATACCTCAAAGTCGTAATGGAACTAAATAACTTGGGACACGCTTTGATTTTCCCGTTCAACATCCTCTTCTGCATATTAAAAGCATGCTTTGGGTTGTTGCTCCCGAGCAGACGGAAGGACCTACGTGGAGAGGTGGTGCTGATCACCGGCGGTGGACGGGGCATCGGTCGGCATTTGGGGAAAGAGTTCGCAAAACATGGGGCAAAAAAG GTGATCCTGTGGGGCCGCACTGAGAGGTGCCTGAAGGAGACCTGCGAGGAGATCTCTCTCACCACCGGAGTTGAGTGCCACTACTTCCTGTGTGACGTGGCCAATCGCGAGGAGGTGTACAAGCAGGCCAAGGTGGTCCGAGAGAAG GTAGGTGACGTCACCATTCTGGTGAATAATGCAGCAGTGGTTCATGGGAAGAGTCTGATGGACAGTGACGATGATGCCCTGATGAAGactcaacacatcaacacactgggccaGTTCTGG accaCCAAAGCTTTCCTACCCCGCATTCTGGAACTTTGCCATGGCCACGTGGTGTGCATCAACTCCATCCTGTCCCTGTCCTCCATCCCGGGGGCCATAGATTATTGCACCTCCAAGGCATCATCCCTGGCCTTCATGGAGagcctgaccctgggcctgctgGACTGCCCAGGGGTGGGCTGCACCACCGTGCTCCCCTTCCACACCAACACAGACATGTTTCAGGGCATGAAAGTCAG ATTCCCTCAGCTCTTCCCACCGCTGAATCCTGAGCTGGTGGCCCAGCGGACGGTGGATGCCGTCCGGACCAACACGCCGTTCGTCTACTTACCATGGACCATGCACGCTCTCGTTATCCTCAAGAG CCTCCTGCCTCAGGCGGCCCTGGAGGAGATCCATCGCTTCTCAGGGTGCTACACCTGCATGGACACCTTCAAGGGACGGACATAG